The Alnus glutinosa chromosome 1, dhAlnGlut1.1, whole genome shotgun sequence region GGGGCTTTCTCTTGCTTGTGGAACCGaccgatcgatctactttttctgtcttcttttCTATTGGCATGCGCTCATATCTCCATCGGCTACTGGTGCGCTCGAGCGTCTGGTGCGACTGAATGCAGAAACTCGCTGGTTTCATCAACCATTTCCATTTTTTCTGCTCAAGGCATTACAATCTGATaagtgcatgcatgcatgtacgCGCATTTTGCTGTATTATATTGGAAGAACTCGATTACCTTGGGCATGGACCTCGTATTGTTTCTGGGTCGCTGAACCTCTTGGGGACCCGCATTTCTCAGGTCTCTAGCGTAGGCGAGGAGGTGAGCCCTGCGATCGTAGCCGCGCTTTCTTGCGGCTTGATGCTTCTTGGAAACAGATTTTTTTGGCTTGGTTTTCTTAACGTCGGCTACAGTACTTCTTTGCGGCGATTGCGTTTTAGGTGATTCGACGTAGACAGAGATTATAACTCCGTTCTGGGTGGGAATCTTGTTCGCAGCTTCCTTAttgtttttctcttcctttcccATCGATCTGTGAAGTTCTCAAGAACACAAGTTTGTTAGTAACGAAATAGAGACTCAGTCATCTTCTCTCCCTTACTGGGTATATTA contains the following coding sequences:
- the LOC133877016 gene encoding uncharacterized protein LOC133877016, coding for MGKEEKNNKEAANKIPTQNGVIISVYVESPKTQSPQRSTVADVKKTKPKKSVSKKHQAARKRGYDRRAHLLAYARDLRNAGPQEVQRPRNNTRSMPKKKWKWLMKPASFCIQSHQTLERTSSRWRYERMPIEKKTEKVDRSVGSTSKRKPRPTRRSNSDHFFSKLRCMLKELSCKKDDVGKDPKVMIVIKSTSPSDLR